In a genomic window of Platichthys flesus chromosome 24, fPlaFle2.1, whole genome shotgun sequence:
- the rnf175 gene encoding RING finger protein 175: MAAVIPQDDLLKMSHRENWRVQHERLHVKHRGHEAMHAEMVLILVATLVVAQIVLVQWKQRHHRSYNLVTLVQMWVVPLYFTIKLYWWRFLSMWGMFSVITSYVIFRATRKPLSCRTPRMVYKWFLLIYKLSYAVGVLGYLAIMFTMFGFNVFFRVKAEDSMDVGVIMLFYGLYYGVMGRDFAEICSDYMASTIGYYNKGGMPSRSLTSDICAVCGQRILVDVEEEGLIEDTYQLSCGHIFHEFCIRGWCIVGKKQTCPYCHEKVDMKRMMNNPWDKTHVLYGQLLDWLRYLVAWQPIIIGIVHGITFTLGLE; encoded by the exons ATGGCGGCGGTGATCCCCCAG GACGACCTGCTGAAGATGAGCCACAGAGAGAACTGGAG GGTCCAGCACGAGCGTCTGCACGTGAAGCACCGGGGCCACGAGGCCATGCATGCCGAGATGGTTCTGATCCTGGTGGCCACGCTGGTGGTGGCTCAGATCGTCCTGGTGCAGTGGAAGCAGCGGCACCACCGCTCGTACAAC CTGGTGACCCTGGTCCAGATGTGGGTGGTGCCTCTTTACTTCACCATCAAACTGTACTGGTGGAGGTTCCTGTCCATGTGGGGCATGTTCTCCGTCATCACCAGCTACGTCATCTTCCGAGCCACTCGCAAGCCGCTGTCCTGCCGGACGCCGAG GATGGTGTACAAGTGGTTCCTGTTGATCTACAAGCTGAGTTACGCGGTGGGCGTCCTGGGATACCTGGCCATCATGTTCACCATGTTCGGCTTCAACGTCTTCTTCAG ggtCAAGGCTGAGGACTCGATGGACGTGGGTGTCATCATGCTCTTCTACGGTCTCTACTACGGCGTCATGGGCAGAGACTTTGCTGAAATCTGCTCTGACTACATGGCTTCTACAATCGGG taCTACAACAAGGGAGGCATGCCCAGCCGGAGCCTGACCAGTGACATCTGTGCGGTGTGCGGCCAGCGGATCCTGGtggacgtggaggaggaggggcttaTCGAGGACACCTACCAGCTCTCCTGTGGACACAT ATTCCACGAATTCTGCATCCGCGgctggtgcattgtgggtaagaAGCAGACGTGCCCGTACTGCCACGAGAAGGTCgacatgaagaggatgatgaacaACCC CTGGGACAAGACCCACGTCCTCTACGGGCAGCTGCTGGACTGGCTCCGGTACCTGGTGGCCTGGCAGCCCATCATCATCGGAATAGTCCACGGGATCACCTTCACACTAGGCCTCGAGTAG
- the LOC133950244 gene encoding uncharacterized protein LOC133950244 gives MTVISSPNATFGPAPVSSSNSSLHPLHIIGLCADTGNVTFICFTSANILLLLLPLYFLVLYTGVQQWRCQRSAQGGRSTGQSDLFTYNMVAIELVGLFGLVVYSYGINTDSTPMLTLGTLAFLFVFPGQTLFHCLVCLEHYLAVVHPVTYLRLKETKIRLISIGCVWLLCSLWIAVRAMCCHDAPTICFLCILGFSIILVLFCNLSVLHVLIRPRPGEVGGGRDGVDQSKQRAFRIIMAVFGALLSRFVGFVMSFSLANMVLLRRDLCVLLFSGIWLTLPSSLVLPLLFLHRAGKLACCRQSR, from the coding sequence ATGACTGTCATCTCCTCTCCCAATGCTACCTTTGGCCCTgctcccgtctcctcctccaactcctccCTACATCCTCTCCACATCATTGGTCTATGTGCCGACACAGGCAATGTCACATTTATATGCTTCACCTCCGccaacatcctcctcctcctcctccctctctactTCCTGGTTCTCTACACCGGGGTCCAGCAGTGGAGGTGTCAGCGCTCCGCTCAGGGAGGAAGATCCACAGGTCAATCTGACCTCTTCACCTACAACATGGTCGCCATTGAGCTTGTTGGTCTCTTCGGACTAGTCGTCTACAGTTATGGAATCAACACCGACTCTACTCCGATGCTGACGTTGGGGACTCTGGCCTTCTTGTTCGTCTTCCCTGGACAGACTTTGTTTCACTGCCTTGTCTGTCTGGAGCACTACCTGGCTGTAGTTCACCCCGTCACCTACCTGCGCCTGAAGGAAACCAAGATCAGATTAATTAGCATTGGTTGTGTTTGGCTGCTGTGCTCACTGTGGATTGCTGTAAGAGCCATGTGCTGCCATGATGCTCCAACCATCTGcttcctctgcatcctgggctTTTCCATAATCTTGGTGTTATTTTGCAATCTTTCTGTTCTCCATGTTCTGATTCGCCCCAGGCCTGGGGAGGTGGGTGGAGGCAGGGATGGGGTTGACCAATCAAAGCAGAGAGCTTTCCGCATCATCATGGCTGTGTTTGGAGCACTGTTGTCCAGATTTGTTGGATTTGTCATGTCGTTCAGCTTGGCAAATATGGTGTTGCTGCGtagagatttgtgtgtgttgctgttttctGGAATCTGGTTGACTCTGCCCAGCAGTCTGGTTCTGCCTCTGCTGTTTCTGCACCGGGCAGGGAAGCTAGCATGTTGCAGGCAGAGCCGATAA
- the LOC133950139 gene encoding toll-like receptor 2 type-2 isoform X2: MGQQMLLLLLLLLFLSLCRGQSSNPERPTCRSCDLHLSCDCSRGGFTHVPMVTGRALTLDLSFNNITMVTEDDLTGHVRLTALSLHGNRVSVIHPAAFDSLWSLEELDLSHNQLTSLNPAWFDQLGALLQLNLLHNPYRCVGSSPEFHGLVRLRRLAFGGPALEEIKMAALSGVTELETLTVHANNLSRYESGALADVWPLGRVTLSLHGPFLTDVALASAVLADVSDPETPLELEDLHLRGNGSVQPLRAAASRRVRSLTFRNISISDEAIVGVLEVLDGVPVTILSMEGVTLTGEGRWETASWVDTSSMDQLVVRNVVVLDVFKFVSFLQLKFLLQFPRMVSVINSRIFVIPCATTGLLWNLQYLDLTDNLLTDLTLVETLCDGNGTMKDLRVLNISGNALKCLSTLSRLVEKLHKLTHLDISRTRYSSMPRACSWPSTLRYLNISGAKLTSTTPCLPTTLEVLDLSNNDLQGFTVALPVLRELHLSGNKFLRLPPGGSFPNLRTLTVQSNTLNMFHRSDLQSYRRLQNLQAGQNKFVCTCDFVAFFQSSIQGDEVVRLTDGAESYVCDSPFYLQGEPVGRVNLSIAMCHRVLFVSLSCGVALFLGILVCILLWRLHALWYLRMMWAWLRAKHSSRRRRRLRDGAGSEALLAFDAFVSYSEKDAGWVETFLVPELEEPRESDGDSENRRAPRPLSLCLHKRDFLPGHWIMDNIMSAIERSRRTVFILSQNFVQSDWCRYELDFSHFWLFDEDARGEPAILVLLEPLSKDNVPKRFCKLRKLMSSTTYLEWPQEEESRAEFWRSLRNALKGDGEEDE; this comes from the exons aTGGGACAGCagatgctcctcctcctcctcctcctcctcttcctctccctgtgccGGGGTCAAAGTTCAAACCCCGAGAGGCCGACCTGCCGGAGCTGTGACCTCCATCTCTCCTGTGACTGCTCCCGGGGGGGCTTCACCCACGTTCCCATGGTAACAGGCCGGGCTCTCACTCTGGACCTGTCCTTTAACAACATCACCATGGTAACCGAGGACGACCTGACGGGACACGTGCGCCTGACGGCCCTGAGTCTCCATG GAAACCGAGTGTCTGTGATCCACCCGGCAGCGTTCGATTCCCTGTGgagtctggaggagctggacctgTCTCACAATCAGCTGACGTCCCTCAACCCGGCGTGGTTCGACCAGCTGGGggcgctgctgcagctcaacctGCTCCACAACCCCTACAG GTGCGTGGGTTCGAGTCCCGAGTTCCACGGGCTGGTGCGGCTGAGGAGGCTGGCGTTCGGAGGTCCGGCTCTGGAGGAGATAAAGATGGCCGCCCTGTCAGGGGTCACCGAGCTGGAGACGCTCACCGTTCACGCCAACAACCTGAGCAG GTACGAGTCCGGGGCTCTAGCGGACGTCTGGCCCCTGGGTCGCGTCACTCTGAGCCTCCATGGACCCTTTCTGACCGACGTGGCGTTGGCCTCGGCCGTGCTCGCTGACGTGTCGGACCCGGAGACGcccctggagctggaggaccTGCACCTGAGAGGGAATGGGTCCGTTCAGCCGCTCAGGGCGGCGGCCAGCAGGAGGGTCAG GTCCCTGACCTTCAGGAACATCTCCATCTCCGATGAGGCCATCGTCGGCGTGCTGGAGGTGTTAGACGGAGTGCCGGTCACCATCTTATCCATGGAAGGCGTCACGCTGACCGGCGAGGGCAG GTGGGAGACCGCGAGCTGGGTCGACACCTCCAGCATGGACCAGCTGGTGGTGAGGAACGTTGTGGTTCTGGACGTCTTCAAGTTCGTCTCCTTCCTGCAGCTGAAGTTCCTGCTGCAGTTCCCCAGGATGGTGTCGGTCATCAACTCCCGG ATTTTTGTGATTCCCTGCGCCACCACCGGGCTCCTGTGGAACCTGCAGTACCTGGACCTGACTGACAACCTGCTGACCGACCTGACGCTGGTGGAGACGCTGTGCGACGGGAACGGGACCATGAAGGACCTCCGGGTTCTAAACATCAGTGGAAATGCTCTTAAG tgTTTGTCTACGTTGAGTCGACTGGTGGAGAAGCTCCACAAACTGACCCACCTGGACATCAGCAGGACCCGCTACAGCTCCATGCCCAGGGCCTGCTCCTGGCCCTCCACCCTGCGATACCTCAACATCTCTGGGGCTAAACTCACCAGCACCACCCCTTGTCTGCCCACGACTCTGGAG GTGCTGGATCTGAGTAACAACGATCTCCAAGGCTTCACTGTGGCCCTGCCGGTCCTGAGAGAGCTCCACCTTTCAGGGAACAAGTttctgaggctgccccctggaGGCTCGTTCCCCAACCTCAGAACTCTGACAGTGCAG TCGAACACCTTGAACATGTTCCACCGCTCGGACCTCCAGTCGTACCGGCGGCTCCAGAACCTCCAGGCCGGTCAGAACAAGTTCGTCTGCACCTGTGACTTCGTGGCCTTCTTCCAGTCGAGCATTCAAGGGGATGAAGTTGTGCGTTTAACAGACGGAGCGGAGAGCTACGTCTGCGACTCTCCCTTCTACCTGCAGGGGGAACCAGTGGGTCGGGTTAATCTCTCCATCGCCATGTGCCATCGGGTTCTGTTCGTGTCCCTGAGCTGTGGCGTAGCGTTGTTCTTGGGGATTCTGGTGTGCATCCTGCTGTGGCGCCTCCACGCCCTCTGGTACCTCAGGATGATGTGGGCGTGGCTGAGGGCCAAGCACAGCTCCCGGCGCCGCCGGCGACTGAGAGATGGAGCCGGATCAGAGGCGCTGCTTGCCTTTGATGCCTTTGTTTCCTACAGTGAAAAGGATGCCGGCTGGGTGGAGACCTTCCTGGtgccggagctggaggagccaCG GGAGAGCGATGGAGACTCGGAGAATCGCAGAGCCCCTCGGCCGCTGAGCCTCTGCCTCCACAAGCGGGACTTCCTTCCTGGACACTGGATCATGGACAACATCATGAGCGCCATTGAGCGCAGCCGGCGGACTGTCTTCATTCTCTCCCAGAACTTCGTCCAGTCTGACTGGTGCCGCTACGAACTGGACTTCTCCCATTTCTGGCTCTTCGATGAGGACGCCAGGGGCGAGCCGGCCATCTTGGTCCTGCTGGAGCCGCTGTCCAAGGACAACGTCCCCAAACGCTTCTGCAAACTGCGCAAACTCATGAGCTCCACCACGTACCTGGAGTGgcctcaggaggaggagagccggGCGGAGTTCTGGAGGAGCCTCCGAAACGCTTTgaagggagatggagaggaggacgagtga
- the LOC133950243 gene encoding tripartite motif-containing protein 2-like produces MEAHQHSPDSSSEECTVLEAPPGKNNCPQHAGNVADLYCSACDCALCDDCVSDHEEHPRVPLCEALEQHRLSLQEKLGFVQNRLPQISDALSFVKEILQQLTSQRASIEEDIQSSFEDLHKQLDVRKSVLLMELEVTYGLKQKVLQAQVDNLVRGEGDISAICTQTEEALAGEACVANLQAERELGERLAGLAGLGMPCQPEENDQLDLVLETDVLRKSIHNLGTIVTTSAVASQSEAMGAGLEQCIVGHPSSVTIVTRDKSGGACKSGNAILSAEVFTPDGSIVDGEIMDHKNGTYEFVYTVPKEGNFSLALRLYDQHIKGSPFKLTVTRTLEVDVESLQVSPSTTTATNSAANATPSTGSSDGTKRRGKSPGQKKKGSKRASSALGTPRRKTQNPIEDDLIFRIGTKGRNKGEFTNLQGVATSSSGRILIADSNNQCVQMFSNEGEFKSRFGMRGRSPGQLQRPTGVAVHPTGDIIIADYDNKWVSIFSCEGKFKAKLGSGRLMGPKGVSVDQNGHVIVVDNKACTVFIFQLTGKLITKFGSRGNGDKQFAGPHFAAVNKNNEIIVTDFHNHSVKVFTPEGELVLKFGSNGEGNGQFNAPTGVAVDVNGNIIVADWGNSRIQVFDGSGSFLSYINTSADPLYGPQGLALTSDGHVVVADSGNHCFKVYRYLQ; encoded by the exons ATGGAGGCTCACCAACACTCgccagacagcagcagtgaggagtGCACCGTCCTGGAGGCTCCGCCCGGAAAAAACAACTGCCCACAACACGCAGGGAAC GTGGCTGATCTGTACTGCTCGGCCTGTGATTGTGCGCTGTGTGATGACTGTGTGTCCGACCACGAGGAGCACCCCAGGGTGCCGCTGTGCGAGGCCCTGGAGCAGCATCGTCTCAgcctgcaggagaagctgggcTTCGTCCAGAACAG ACTCCCTCAGATATCAGACGCCCTGTCCTTCGTTAAGGAGATCCTCCAGCAGCTGACCAGTCAGAGAGCTTCCATCGAAGAGGACATCCAGTCCAGCTTCGAGGACCTGCACAAGCAGCTGGACGTCCGGAAGAGTGTCCTGCTCATGGAGCTGGAGGTCACATATGGACTCAAACAGAAG GTCCTCCAGGCCCAGGTAGACAACCTGGTTCGGGGAGAGGGGGACATCAGTGCCATCTGTACCCAGACGGAGGAGGCTCTGGCTGGGGAGGCATGTGTGGCGAACCTGCAGGCAGAGCGGGAGCTCGGGGAGAGGTTGGCGGGGCTCGCCGGTCTGGGTATGCCATGTCAGCCGGAGGAGAACGACCAGTTGGATCTGGTGCTGGAGACCGACGTGCTGAGGAAGTCGATACACAACCTGGGGACAATCGTCACAACCAG TGCGGTGGCAAGCCAGAGTGAGGCAATGGGCGCCGGCCTGgagcagtgcattgtgggacatCCTTCCTCGGTTACCATTGTCACAAGGGACAAGTCAGGGGGAGCCTGCAAGAGTGGCAACGCGATCCTGTCAGCTGAG GTTTTCACCCCAGATGGCAGCATCGTGGACGGGGAAATTATGGACCACAAGAATGGCACTTATGAGTTTGTGTACACAGTCCCGAAGGAGGGCAACTTCTCGCTGGCACTTCGTCTGTACGACCAGCACATTAAAGGAAGTCCCTTCAAACTAACCGTCACCAGGACCTTGGAGGTCGACGTAGAG tctctccaggtgtctccttCCACCACCACAGCAACCAACTCCGCCGCCAACGCCACCCCGTCTACAGGCTCCTCTGATGGGACCAAGAGAAGAGGGAAATCCCCCGGGCAGAAGAAGAAGGGCTCTAAAAGGGCCAGCAGTGCACTGGGCACCCCAAGACGCAAAACTCAGAACCCCATTGAGGATGACCTCATCTTCAGGATCG GAACAAAGGGGAGGAACAAGGGAGAGTTCACCAACCTTCAAGGAGTGGCCACCTCCTCCAGCGGCAGGATACTGATCGCCGACAGCAACAATCAGTGTGTCCAG ATGTTCTCCAACGAGGGGGAATTCAAGAGTCGTTTTGGGATGAGGGGACGGTCACCAGGGCAACTGCAGCGCCCCACGGGCGTGGCCGTGCACCCCACTGGTGACATCATTATTGCAGACTATGACAACAAGTGGGTCAGCATCTTCTCCTGCGAGGGCAAGTTCAAG GCGAAGCTCGGCTCGGGCAGACTCATGGGACCAAAGGGCGTGTCTGTGGACCAGAACGGTCATGTGATCGTGGTTGACAACAAGGCGTGCACTGTCTTCATCTTCCAGTTGACGGGCAAGCTCATCACCAAGTTCGGTAGTCGAGGCAACGGTGACAAGCAGTTTGCAG GTCCACACTTTGCAGCAGTGAACAAGAACAATGAAATCATTGTGACCGACTTCCACAACCACTCGGTCAAG GTTTTCACCCCTGAGGGAGAGCTGGTGTTGAAATTTGGCTCAAATGGTGAAGGGAATGGCCAGTTCAACGCTCCCACTGGTGTAGCTGTGGATGTTAATGGGAACATCATTGTGGCGGACTGGGGCAACAGCAGAATACAG GTGTTTGATGGCAGTGGTTCCTTCCTCTCCTACATCAACACATCGGCAGACCCTCTGTATGGACCCCAGGGTCTGGCTCTCACCTCAGACGGACATGTGGTCGTGGCCGACTCCGGCAACCACTGCTTCAAAGTCTACCGCTACCTACAATGA
- the LOC133950139 gene encoding toll-like receptor 2 type-2 isoform X1 — protein sequence MGQQMLLLLLLLLFLSLCRGQSSNPERPTCRSCDLHLSCDCSRGGFTHVPMVTGRALTLDLSFNNITMVTEDDLTGHVRLTALSLHGNRVSVIHPAAFDSLWSLEELDLSHNQLTSLNPAWFDQLGALLQLNLLHNPYRCVGSSPEFHGLVRLRRLAFGGPALEEIKMAALSGVTELETLTVHANNLSRYESGALADVWPLGRVTLSLHGPFLTDVALASAVLADVSDPETPLELEDLHLRGNGSVQPLRAAASRRVRSLTFRNISISDEAIVGVLEVLDGVPVTILSMEGVTLTGEGRWETASWVDTSSMDQLVVRNVVVLDVFKFVSFLQLKFLLQFPRMVSVINSRVEASASLFTIRDCFRCDEPARHFAPSLRFDLHPQIFVIPCATTGLLWNLQYLDLTDNLLTDLTLVETLCDGNGTMKDLRVLNISGNALKCLSTLSRLVEKLHKLTHLDISRTRYSSMPRACSWPSTLRYLNISGAKLTSTTPCLPTTLEVLDLSNNDLQGFTVALPVLRELHLSGNKFLRLPPGGSFPNLRTLTVQSNTLNMFHRSDLQSYRRLQNLQAGQNKFVCTCDFVAFFQSSIQGDEVVRLTDGAESYVCDSPFYLQGEPVGRVNLSIAMCHRVLFVSLSCGVALFLGILVCILLWRLHALWYLRMMWAWLRAKHSSRRRRRLRDGAGSEALLAFDAFVSYSEKDAGWVETFLVPELEEPRESDGDSENRRAPRPLSLCLHKRDFLPGHWIMDNIMSAIERSRRTVFILSQNFVQSDWCRYELDFSHFWLFDEDARGEPAILVLLEPLSKDNVPKRFCKLRKLMSSTTYLEWPQEEESRAEFWRSLRNALKGDGEEDE from the exons aTGGGACAGCagatgctcctcctcctcctcctcctcctcttcctctccctgtgccGGGGTCAAAGTTCAAACCCCGAGAGGCCGACCTGCCGGAGCTGTGACCTCCATCTCTCCTGTGACTGCTCCCGGGGGGGCTTCACCCACGTTCCCATGGTAACAGGCCGGGCTCTCACTCTGGACCTGTCCTTTAACAACATCACCATGGTAACCGAGGACGACCTGACGGGACACGTGCGCCTGACGGCCCTGAGTCTCCATG GAAACCGAGTGTCTGTGATCCACCCGGCAGCGTTCGATTCCCTGTGgagtctggaggagctggacctgTCTCACAATCAGCTGACGTCCCTCAACCCGGCGTGGTTCGACCAGCTGGGggcgctgctgcagctcaacctGCTCCACAACCCCTACAG GTGCGTGGGTTCGAGTCCCGAGTTCCACGGGCTGGTGCGGCTGAGGAGGCTGGCGTTCGGAGGTCCGGCTCTGGAGGAGATAAAGATGGCCGCCCTGTCAGGGGTCACCGAGCTGGAGACGCTCACCGTTCACGCCAACAACCTGAGCAG GTACGAGTCCGGGGCTCTAGCGGACGTCTGGCCCCTGGGTCGCGTCACTCTGAGCCTCCATGGACCCTTTCTGACCGACGTGGCGTTGGCCTCGGCCGTGCTCGCTGACGTGTCGGACCCGGAGACGcccctggagctggaggaccTGCACCTGAGAGGGAATGGGTCCGTTCAGCCGCTCAGGGCGGCGGCCAGCAGGAGGGTCAG GTCCCTGACCTTCAGGAACATCTCCATCTCCGATGAGGCCATCGTCGGCGTGCTGGAGGTGTTAGACGGAGTGCCGGTCACCATCTTATCCATGGAAGGCGTCACGCTGACCGGCGAGGGCAG GTGGGAGACCGCGAGCTGGGTCGACACCTCCAGCATGGACCAGCTGGTGGTGAGGAACGTTGTGGTTCTGGACGTCTTCAAGTTCGTCTCCTTCCTGCAGCTGAAGTTCCTGCTGCAGTTCCCCAGGATGGTGTCGGTCATCAACTCCCGGGTAGAGGCGTCAGCCAGCTTGTTTACGATCAGGGACTGTTTCCGATGTGATGAACCTGCTCGTCACTTTGCTCCTTCATTGAGGTTTGACCTTCACCCTCAGATTTTTGTGATTCCCTGCGCCACCACCGGGCTCCTGTGGAACCTGCAGTACCTGGACCTGACTGACAACCTGCTGACCGACCTGACGCTGGTGGAGACGCTGTGCGACGGGAACGGGACCATGAAGGACCTCCGGGTTCTAAACATCAGTGGAAATGCTCTTAAG tgTTTGTCTACGTTGAGTCGACTGGTGGAGAAGCTCCACAAACTGACCCACCTGGACATCAGCAGGACCCGCTACAGCTCCATGCCCAGGGCCTGCTCCTGGCCCTCCACCCTGCGATACCTCAACATCTCTGGGGCTAAACTCACCAGCACCACCCCTTGTCTGCCCACGACTCTGGAG GTGCTGGATCTGAGTAACAACGATCTCCAAGGCTTCACTGTGGCCCTGCCGGTCCTGAGAGAGCTCCACCTTTCAGGGAACAAGTttctgaggctgccccctggaGGCTCGTTCCCCAACCTCAGAACTCTGACAGTGCAG TCGAACACCTTGAACATGTTCCACCGCTCGGACCTCCAGTCGTACCGGCGGCTCCAGAACCTCCAGGCCGGTCAGAACAAGTTCGTCTGCACCTGTGACTTCGTGGCCTTCTTCCAGTCGAGCATTCAAGGGGATGAAGTTGTGCGTTTAACAGACGGAGCGGAGAGCTACGTCTGCGACTCTCCCTTCTACCTGCAGGGGGAACCAGTGGGTCGGGTTAATCTCTCCATCGCCATGTGCCATCGGGTTCTGTTCGTGTCCCTGAGCTGTGGCGTAGCGTTGTTCTTGGGGATTCTGGTGTGCATCCTGCTGTGGCGCCTCCACGCCCTCTGGTACCTCAGGATGATGTGGGCGTGGCTGAGGGCCAAGCACAGCTCCCGGCGCCGCCGGCGACTGAGAGATGGAGCCGGATCAGAGGCGCTGCTTGCCTTTGATGCCTTTGTTTCCTACAGTGAAAAGGATGCCGGCTGGGTGGAGACCTTCCTGGtgccggagctggaggagccaCG GGAGAGCGATGGAGACTCGGAGAATCGCAGAGCCCCTCGGCCGCTGAGCCTCTGCCTCCACAAGCGGGACTTCCTTCCTGGACACTGGATCATGGACAACATCATGAGCGCCATTGAGCGCAGCCGGCGGACTGTCTTCATTCTCTCCCAGAACTTCGTCCAGTCTGACTGGTGCCGCTACGAACTGGACTTCTCCCATTTCTGGCTCTTCGATGAGGACGCCAGGGGCGAGCCGGCCATCTTGGTCCTGCTGGAGCCGCTGTCCAAGGACAACGTCCCCAAACGCTTCTGCAAACTGCGCAAACTCATGAGCTCCACCACGTACCTGGAGTGgcctcaggaggaggagagccggGCGGAGTTCTGGAGGAGCCTCCGAAACGCTTTgaagggagatggagaggaggacgagtga